The proteins below come from a single Papaver somniferum cultivar HN1 chromosome 11, ASM357369v1, whole genome shotgun sequence genomic window:
- the LOC113321749 gene encoding NADH--cytochrome b5 reductase 1-like: MDLIEKHGIELVGVAVALVAVGAAYVILSSKKPKACLDPENFREFKCVKRTQLSHNVAKFKFALPTPTSVLGLPIGQHISCRGKDSLGEDVIKPYTPTTLDTDVGHFELVIKMYPQGRMSHHFREMRVGDYMAVKGPKGRFKYQPGQVRAFGMLAGGSGITPMFQVARAILENPIDKTNVHLIYANVTVDDILLKEELEGLTSKYPNRFKVYYVLNQPPEEWNGGVGFVSKEMIEAHCPAPASDIQILRCGPPPMNKAMAAHLESLGYTSEMQFQF, translated from the exons ATGGATTTGATTGAGAaacatggaattgagttggtaggTGTAGCTGTAGCTCTCGTTGCTGTTGGAGCAGCTTACGTTATACTCTCCTCCAAGAAACCAAAAG CTTGCTTAGACCCGGAGAACTTCAGGGAGTTCAAATGTGTTAAACGTACTCAACTTAGTCACAATGTTGCTAAGTTTAAATTTGCACTTCCTACACCTACTTCAGTGTTGGGTCTTCCTATTGGACAACATATTAGTTGCAG GGGAAAGGATAGCCTCGGCGAAGATGTTATCAAACCTTACACTCCAACTACCTTGGATACAGATGTTGGTCACTTTGAACTAGTTATAAAG ATGTACCCACAAGGAAGGATGTCCCACCATTTCAGGGAGATGCGTGTAGGTGATTACATGGCCGTTAAGGGACCCAAG GGACGTTTCAAGTATCAACCTGGCCAGGTTCGAGCTTTTGGGATGCTTGCTGGAGGATCTGGCATTACCCCAATGTTCCAG GTTGCTCGAGCCATATTGGAAAACCCAATTGATAAAACCAATGTACATCTCATTTATGCAAACGTAACCGTTGATGACATCCTTTTGAAG GAAGAACTGGAAGGCCTTACTAGTAAATACCCTAATCGCTTCAAGGTGTACTATGTTCTGAATCAG CCTCCTGAAGAATGGAACGGTGGTGTTGGATTTGTATCCAAGGAAATGATTGAGGCCCACTGCCCAGCTCCTGCTTCCGATATCCAG ATCTTGAGATGCGGCCCACCACCAATGAACAAAGCCATGGCTGCTCACCTCGAAAGTCTTGGGTACACATCAGAAATGCAATTCCAGTTCTGA